A genome region from Hevea brasiliensis isolate MT/VB/25A 57/8 chromosome 9, ASM3005281v1, whole genome shotgun sequence includes the following:
- the LOC110658231 gene encoding U-box domain-containing protein 5: MGTDVADVVDTVPYLYSFKAHRSMCTELMKLVDRIGHVFPEIEAARPRCSSGIQALCLLNGTVEKAKQILRYCCESSKLYLVITGDVIVSRCQRSRNNFEQSLGQIQTMVPTMLAAEISRIIDDLNAATFMLDSSDEEAGKAVRELIQQGANVSDSVENSEIKTLQLAASRLHITSPKAILIEKRSIKKLLDKVGDNDPTKKKILKYLLYLLKKYGNLIMEEQIENPKAERAGSVVPTNSSNTSVYSQSVEVESDVGIPRYEVHTDVLNRGTPPEEFKCPISMRLMYDPVVIASGQTFERMWIQKWFDDGNDTCPKTKVKLAHRSFIPNTAMKDLISKWCEKYGVTIPDPSMKAFHLLDMSSTSIASLGSSMNDLHLPLDISNMSLGSLDASYSSDSSRTRFSDGSSVTLAAKNDDGLRFQSYACINERDSDFFTRLSELNWGSQCKMVEDVKSHLQNNHQSCHSMSSENFVDPLIRFLKDACERHDARAQKAGSQLLLVFVSKNRSGLPYLHEDIFSLLVSFLDSEVTEETLAILEVLSDHPYCTTKITGSGALVPILKILDSQCKEFQEQAIKILHNLSSNSDICSQIVYLECIPKLVPFINEGRIARHCMVLLKNLCDIEEGRVAVAETNGCISSIAELLESGSREEQEQAVAVLLSLCSQRVQYCQLVMDEGVIPSLVDISINGNDKAKATALELLRQLRDIEYGNEQECFRSDAGASRDENQHPKEKKSSKTSGFFRMNLFSKHSSHASKKKR, from the exons ATGGGGACTGATGTTGCTGATGTAGTGGATACAGTGCCATATCTTTATTCCTTCAAG GCACATCGTTCAATGTGCACAGAATTAATGAAATTGGTTGATAGAATTGGACATGTATTTCCAGAAATAGAAGCAGCTCGGCCACGATGCTCGTCAGGAATACAGGCGCTGTGCTTGTTAAATGGCACAGTTGAGAAAGCAAAGCAAATTCTTCGATACTGCTGTGAGTCTAGTAAACTATATTTG GTAATTACTGGGGATGTAATAGTCTCAAGATGTCAAAGATCAAGGAACAATTTTGAACAGAGTTTAGGCCAAATTCAAACTATGGTTCCAACTATGTTGGCTGCTGAG ATCTCTCGAATTATTGATGATCTAAATGCAGCAACATTTATGCTGGACTCTTCTGATGAAGAGGCTGGTAAGGCTGTTCGTGAACTGATTCAGCAGGGCGCTAATGTATCCGACTCAGTGGAAAATTCTGAAATAAAAACTCTTCAACTTGCTGCTTCAAGGCTTCATATTACATCCCCAAAGGCTATATTAATAGAGAAAAGATCAATTAAGAAGCTGTTAGATAAAGTTGGTGACAATGACCCTACCAAAAAGAAAATCTTAAAATATCTTTTGTATCTGCTGAAGAAGTATGGGAACTTGATTATGGAAGAGCAAATAGAGAATCCCAAGGCTGAGCGTGCAGGATCAGTTGTGCCCACAAACTCTAGCAATACTTCTGTATATAGTCAATCTGTTGAAGTAGAGTCTGATGTAGGAATTCCACGATATGAAGTGCACACTGATGTTCTAAATAGAGGTACACCCCCTGAGGAGTTTAAGTGCCCCATATCTATGAGATTGATGTATGATCCTGTTGTCATTGCTTCTGGACAAACATTTGAAAGGATGTGGATACAAAAGTGGTTCGATGACGGTAATGATACATGTCCAAAAACAAAAGTAAAACTGGCCCATCGTTCATTTATTCCAAACACAGCCATGAAAGACTTGATATCAAAGTGGTGTGAAAAGTATGGAGTCACCATTCCTGATCCAAGTATGAAAGCATTTCACTTATTGGACATGTCTTCTACATCCATTGCTAGCTTAGGCAGTTCTATGAATGATCTACACCTTCCACTGGATATCAGCAATATGTCACTTGGGTCTTTAGATGCTAGTTACAGTTCAGACTCTTCACGCACTAGGTTTTCAGATGGATCCAGTGTGACATTGGCAGCAAAAAATGATGATGGCCTTAGATTCCAGTCTTATGCATGCATAAATGAGAGAGATTCAGATTTTTTTACTAGACTCTCTGAGCTTAATTGGGGCTCTCAATGCAAAATGGTTGAAGATGTCAAAAGCCATTTGCAAAATAATCATCAATCCTGTCATTCTATGTCATCTGAGAATTTTGTTGATCCTCTCATTAGATTTCTGAAGGATGCATGTGAGCGACATGATGCAAGAGCTCAGAAAGCTGGATCTCAATTGTTACTTGTGTTTGTGAGCAAAAACAG AAGTGGGTTACCATACTTGCATGAAGATATATTTAGTCTACTGGTGTCTTTCCTTGACTCTGAAGTAACTGAAGAGACTCTTGCAATACTGGAAGTGTTGTCTGACCATCCATATTGCACAACTAAAATCACAGGCTCTGGCGCTCTTGTTCCTATACTAAAGATTCTTGACTCACAGTGCAAAGAATTCCAGGAACAAGCCATTAAAATCCTGCATAATCTTTCCTCAAACAGTGACATATGTTCCCAAATTGTATATTTGGAGTGCATCCCAAAGTTAGTTCCTTTCATAAATGAGGGCAGAATTGCAAGACATTGTATGGTTTTATTGAAAAATTTATGCGATATTGAAGAGGGTAGGGTTGCTGTTGCTGAAACAAATGGATGCATTTCTTCCATTGCTGAGCTACTTGAGAGCGGCAGTCGTGAAGAACAGGAGCAAGCAGTGGctgttcttctttctttatgcTCTCAGCGTGTCCAATATTGTCAGTTGGTCATGGATGAAGGTGTTATTCCTTCCCTTGTTGATATATCTATCAATGGAAATGATAAAGCAAAAGCAACTGCTTTAGAATTGCTTCGGCAattaagagatattgagtatggaaATGAACAAGAATGCTTTCGATCTGACGCTGGTGCCAGTAGAGATGAAAACCAGCACCCTAAAGAAAAGAAATCTTCCAAGACATCGGGATTTTTCAGGATGAATTTATTCTCAAAACATAGTTCTCATGCatcaaagaagaagagatga
- the LOC110665008 gene encoding protein RADIALIS-like 3, with protein MASNSVTSSRNSASSWTSKQNKLFEKALALYDKDTPDRWQNVANAVGGKSPEEVKRHYEILIKDVREIESGRVPFPNYRSSGSTN; from the coding sequence ATGGCATCCAATTCTGTCACCTCCTCAAGAAACTCTGCCTCTTCTTGGACATCCAAGCAGAACAAGCTATTCGAAAAGGCCCTGGCTTTATACGATAAGGACACTCCTGATCGCTGGCAGAATGTTGCAAATGCTGTAGGTGGGAAATCTCCAGAGGAAGTCAAGAGGCATTACGAAATTCTTATTAAGGACGTCAGGGAAATTGAGTCCGGCAGAGTCCCATTTCCGAATTACAGGTCCAGCGGAAGCACCAACTAA
- the LOC110665005 gene encoding AP-3 complex subunit sigma isoform X1 has protein sequence MIKAVMVINTQGKPRLAKFYDFLTVDKQQELIRSVFGVLCSRAENVSNFMEADSIFGPDSRLVYKHYATLYFVFVFDTCENELAVLDLIQVFVETLDKCFRNVCELDIVFNYSKLHTILDEIVFGGQVLETSSAEIMKAVEEISKLEASSNSITLVPKTVSGWRNR, from the exons ATGATAAAGGCGGTGATGGTAATAAATACCCAAGGCAAACCTCGCCTTGCcaaattttatgattttttg ACTGTGGACAAACAACAGGAGCTTATACGCAGCGTATTTGGAG tgTTATGCAGTAGAGCTGAGAATGTTAGCAATTTCATGGAGGCTGATTCTATCTTTGGTCCG GATAGTCGTCTTGTGTACAAACACTATGCAACTCTTTATTTTGTGTTTGTATTTGATACCTGTGAAAATGAGCTTGCCGTGCTAGATCTCATTCAAG TTTTTGTAGAAACACTGGACAAATGCTTCAGAAATGTATGTGAGCTTGACATAGTGTTCAATTACAGCAAG TTGCATACAATTTTAGATGAGATAGTTTTTGGAGGTCAGGTGCTTGAAACAAGTTCTGCTGAAATTATGAAGGCTGTTGAAGAAATATCAAA GCTAGAAGCATCCTCAAATTCCATCACATTAGTCCCCAAAACTGTTTCTGGTTGGCGGAACCGATAG
- the LOC110665005 gene encoding AP-3 complex subunit sigma isoform X2 codes for MIKAVMVINTQGKPRLAKFYDFLTVDKQQELIRSVFGVLCSRAENVSNFMEADSIFGPDSRLVYKHYATLYFVFVFDTCENELAVLDLIQETLDKCFRNVCELDIVFNYSKLHTILDEIVFGGQVLETSSAEIMKAVEEISKLEASSNSITLVPKTVSGWRNR; via the exons ATGATAAAGGCGGTGATGGTAATAAATACCCAAGGCAAACCTCGCCTTGCcaaattttatgattttttg ACTGTGGACAAACAACAGGAGCTTATACGCAGCGTATTTGGAG tgTTATGCAGTAGAGCTGAGAATGTTAGCAATTTCATGGAGGCTGATTCTATCTTTGGTCCG GATAGTCGTCTTGTGTACAAACACTATGCAACTCTTTATTTTGTGTTTGTATTTGATACCTGTGAAAATGAGCTTGCCGTGCTAGATCTCATTCAAG AAACACTGGACAAATGCTTCAGAAATGTATGTGAGCTTGACATAGTGTTCAATTACAGCAAG TTGCATACAATTTTAGATGAGATAGTTTTTGGAGGTCAGGTGCTTGAAACAAGTTCTGCTGAAATTATGAAGGCTGTTGAAGAAATATCAAA GCTAGAAGCATCCTCAAATTCCATCACATTAGTCCCCAAAACTGTTTCTGGTTGGCGGAACCGATAG